The following proteins come from a genomic window of Miscanthus floridulus cultivar M001 chromosome 2, ASM1932011v1, whole genome shotgun sequence:
- the LOC136536134 gene encoding uncharacterized protein, which yields MSTDLFDTQKHPYEPLCAMRNKLSVLARTVQYNTEGVTNYGEAASVKMFDANILTWLPYDEDEDNELVPPVKFWFDSGCSDETAAIPLGKTSTQEQRSTNTIVEDDHVDDDTQTVDSLTQQTIDDTSFKSLEPIQPNVEKDVGTSSAIPSPQLESLLEKALNSPTLSYSFNFEEYIDKSEISSSVISSQETLSEKTKNRLKDMLPMLVRNIADLVQDVDPMRKIFLAIKDNLTPNLVEALIPISNIDDQAPKVKKAQRNLIDHEALMAKKNSNKQKAKKLAQLIDNLKNSSSKIKPELNQLRVRRVELEKELESVKAIIEHHESNLTQIPNAIKQNKQEILTKVREGKAIRNSHESIHGSAEEDKQQIAEVDTIRLKAL from the exons ATGAGCACAGACCTCTTCGACACCCAAAAGCACCCCTATGAGCCTCTATGTGCCATGCGCAACAAATTGAG tgttttagcaagaactgtacaatataacaccgagggtgttacaaattatggtgaagctgcatcagtCAAGatgtttgatgcaaacatcttgacttggctgccttatgatgaggatgaagacaatgaactagttccaccagtcaaattttggtttgattCAGGTTGCTCAGATGAAACAGCTGCT ATACCACTTGGGAAAACATCTACACAAGAGCAAAGGTCTACTAATACAATAGTTGAAGATGATCATGTTGATGATGACACCCAAACTGTTGATTCTCTAACTCAACAAACAATCGATG ACACCAGCTTCAAAAGTCTGGAGCCAATTCAACCAAATGTTGAAAAAGATGTTGGCACATCATCGGCTATTCCTTCTCCTCAGCTAGAGTCTCTTCTAGAAAAG GCACTTAATTCTCCAACTCTGAGCTACTCCTTtaactttgaagaatacatagacAAAAGTGAGATTAGCTCATCAGTCATTTCTTCCCAAGAGACTTTATCAGAGAAGACCAAAAATCGActaaaagacatgctgccaatgctcgtgagaaatatagccgatttggtccaggaTGTAGACCCAATGAGAAAaatcttcttggccatcaaggatAATTTGACCCCAAATCTTGTTGAGGCCTTGATACCTATATCCAATATCGACGACCAAGCTCctaaggtgaaaaaggctcaaagaaatctaattgaccatgaagctttgatggccaaaAAGAATTCTAACAAACAGAAAGCCAAAAAATTAGCACAACTGATCGACAATTTAAAaaattcttcttccaaaattaAACCAGAACTAAATCAACTAAGAGTTAGGCGTGTTGAGCTTGAAAAAGAGCTAGAAAGTGTGAAAGCCATCATCGAACATCATGAATCCAACTTGACTCAGATCCCCAATGCTATCAAACAGAACAAGCAAGAAATACTGACCAAGGTCAGGGAAGGCAAAGCTATTCGCAACAGTCATGAGAGCATTcatggatcagccgaagaagataaacaacaaattGCAGAAGTTGATACTATTCGGCTGAAAGCACTATGA